In Calliopsis andreniformis isolate RMS-2024a chromosome 9, iyCalAndr_principal, whole genome shotgun sequence, the genomic window GTAATGGATGTGGTTGTAAAAGAATACTGCCAACAAAATCTCCAATTTCATCCAAGATATATCTGTCTACCATACTTTGCGTAATACCTTCTGTTATCTTTTTAGCAGTAGATATTCTTAAATTATCGTCAGCTGTTCCAACAACTACTAAACTTGTTTCAACTAACATCTTTTCTCGGAGCTCTTCTAAATCTTCAGCTCTTACAAGTGTCGCATTTTGTCCTATAACGAACATAACTGGACACCGGATATCCATCAATGTATCATCTGGTGTACCCCTTTTTCCTTCAACCGTAGAAAATGGAAAACCAAGGCAAATAACTGCAGTCACATGCTCCATTTGCGCTAcctataaatattcaaatattttattacgaATTCTATCTTACACGAGAAATACTCAAATAATAAGTATATACCTGACATGCAAGAGCAGCACCAGTGTTAAAACCAACAAGTATTATTGGTCGGCCAGGACAATCGCTTCTAATATCTTGTATTTTAGTCCTTGTAGCTTGAGCCAGTTGATCAATGCATACCATCATGGTCATTCTATTGGCTGTTAATCCTAAATGTGTGTGAACTGTAACAACCATTCCTAGAGCTCCCAACTGAGAAATCCACTTGTGTTGTCGAGAAGAGATATTAGAACCAACACCAGAAGgagctattattaagattggatTTCCTGGTAATTTTTTCTAGAATAatggtaatagcaataataattatatgtaTGCATGTTGATGTACGATAATAAACTATATGATGAAGTGTAATTACAAGTCTATTGCTATTTAAGCTTGGAGTAATTGGGTCCCATGATCGTTTAAGAAGTGATCCAAGAGTTTCCCACGTTATAGAACCTGTTTTCGCATTGATATTTGGATGAATGGCGATCATTTTATCAATGAGTTGAGGAATTTTCAGTCTTAAACTCTGCAATATGTCAAGATAAATTCCGAGATATTCTTGCGGAAGATGATCGAACAGTAGGCTATGTAGCCAATGTGCAAGCCTCCAATCCCAACTAACTGATGCCAACGTTTCTCGAAATCTTCTTGCAGCTGTATCGACCGACGTTCGTCGATACACTGGTTCTATAGGGTTATTTGTTCTAGCTAATCTTGCAAGTCTTtctgaatttaatatttttagaactttggtaaatattcgattttgaacaggtgaccataatattttaTCCAGTTGTTCTTCCCAATCTTCaggtccatctggtcgagcaaaggTTGCTAACCTTTGGAGTTCATCCATTTGATGTCGAGCTCTTGTTAAATCTACTGGTGGGACCAGTTGCTCTCCCTCATCTTCTTCTACATCAATTTCTTCATCCTGAGCAGATTGCTCCCTAAAACATTAAAAGTTAAtatattgttttgtatttaataatcatatttgAATGTTATTAAAATTGTTCCTTACACTGGTATATTTTTCTTGGGGAAAAATAGTTTTTTTATTGGCTTTACATAAACATTTTCTGGTTTCCAATTCCATGGACGAGCATAACAATGATCTTTTGTAACCACATCAACATTTATTTCATAGCAACCAGCAAGCTGATGCAAATATGTGGTTAATCTATTTTGATTATCATCAAGCATATCACTGACAGGACTTGTTACTCTAGAGCCACTTAACGATGTAGAAGGTATTGCTGACATTGTTGTCaacattattattttatatatatacaatgtaaaatatatccataaatgaaattaattcattTAATAAATACTGGTATAATTGTTCAAGCTTTCCCCTTCATGACTTTTATTTTCATTCTCGAATGTACGCTGAAAATAATAACATGTAATTAACGTTTATTACCTTTTTAAATATTAGGCAAAAATAATTGTTTGAGTAACTAATTACATACAAATGTATGTAAGAAAAATCAAATGATAAAATAGATGAAGAATAAAACCACTTCTACTTCCATTATAAAACTAACCTTTGCAATTCATTGGAGTGGTAATTTGTTGGTTATGACATcacaatgttcattactttattATAAGACACAATGGTACTTCACTGAATCGAAAACACTGTGATATAATCCAGAATATAGAGAATACGATTCGAAAATACGCATGATTTACGTTGTGAGAGTACAGGTACCTATGTCGTAACGCATTGATTTCAAAACAAATATCTTATTGTTGAAAGGTAGACACTACAAATCAGCTTATTTGATATGTAACATAATAGTGCATAAAATGAGGAAGAATGAAATTGAGAAAAAGTCACATAAGCAAGTAGATATATAAATTCTAATTTATGATGCAAATGACGTTCAGAACGACAAAAGATATCCACTGACACCTTTCATGCATCTGGTCAAAATATGTCCAATTGTGGACGAGGAagtttcatttaattttaatcCTTGCTTAAAGAATATTCAGAAATTATGGCAATGATTCTGGTTTCACAATATCAAATGAAATAGTTCTTTTAATTTGATTCTTATCATTCTTATGTAAAAGAATTTCAAAGGATGTAAGCGTTCATTTTTTAACGCGACGCTAAAGCCTGATTCTCAATAAGATTCACTGCTTCACTTTGCTCTACTCTATTACATAATACTCTGAATGTTATGTGGCAAATAACATGTATATATTTATCTATGTAAAAATATTGTGTATGTGTATACTACACAACATATGTACTCTACTAAACAATTGATGAAAACAGACTCTACAAAAACAGATGAAAACCATTTTCAACATTTGCTTCAAGTAAATATAAGTAGCAACTTTTATTCATTTCTTTACTGAGCAAATGAGTGTAAGAAAATGCATTAGTCAATAaaagtatacatacatatatagatatatatttgTTTAGTACAAATTAATACTGTGTATTTATTACATgcacataatatacaaaatctaACATTTGTTATTTGTTAGACTGTCAAATTATTTTGATAATTAAACTAATACACAAGAAGAAGTCTAAAGAGAAAATGTAATTCGAAGTATTTATCTATTTACTATCACAATTAATAGGTTTAGAAGATAGATTTACTATTATGATTGCACagtacaaaaattaaaaaatttgcacAAGTAGTATATCTACAATTTACTATTCTATCTTTTGACAATGTTTTTTTAATCATTTCTTATACATCTAATTTTACTATTCCCAAAATAAGACTAGACATCAGTATCAAAAGTGTGACTCCAATTTCTAATACTCTAGGTATTTCTACACAATGTGCTATGAGAAAAAATCACTTTAAAATTCACTAATGGTAGAACTCAAAAATAGGTTTCATCCATAACTTATTGTGTATCCCATGGAAATCATCAATGTCTCTTTGATAGCAGGATGTAACTGCCTTTCAATATATCTAGTTAATGCCTGGCTAGCACCTCGCAAGAATACATCTTCCATTTCCCTGGCAATATGCTCTTTTGACTGCCAGCTTCTACTATCATTCTCTAAATCAAGTGAAAAGACATTGTCTAAGTTTTCATCTTCATATAACTGTCTAGGTTCCCTAGGAGTGTTGTTCTCCTTTATTTCATAGCTATTTTCTCGTTTAAAGTTGAACTTTGGTTCATTATTAGTTGCATTCATCAAAAAACTCTTTGTGGTGTTATCCAAGTTGCTGATATTTTGATGTTCAACACAGTCACTAGTTTTATTTGTCTTGTCTCGCTTGCTCGTCAACGCGTTTGCGAAATCTTGAGGAGTGATAGTCTCTGTCGATCTAGAGATTCTCAAAGAATGATGACTGGTTTCCTGATCACTTTCGAAAGATCCTGGAAAGTGGGGTATGCTTGAGAGAATTTGGAGGACATCAGAAGTAGATTTTGGAGGTAGTAGGGTTCTTCTTTCACGAGGTGATGCCTTGGTGAGCCAAATGTTTTTACGCCAGATGCCCAATTTCGTAATAGGTGGATTTAGGAAACGAGACTGGCGAGTTTCGTTAGGAATGACAACATCCACTTCTTTCGAAACGCCGACCAATTGACGTGGTTCAGCTGCCTCATAATCGTCAGTAGATGTCAAAGGCAATACTGTGAACTGTGAAAAGAAGTGATTGTTTAATGACTATAATACTAAGCCACTCTGAGTAAATCCTATTTAATCCTATTTAATAATAGCTTTTTCAGTTACCTCCTCATGAGGAGTGTAAAATGGGGGCCACTTATCCTGTCTCTTGATTTGTTTATCTAAACGCCTAACATggcagccataagcataaatGGACGCAAATCTCGGTTCCAAGAAGCTAGATTCCGTTCGAATGCGCATTTGCCCTCTGCCTCGAGCAATTGGATTTGtcaagaaatcaatgcccgatcgTCTCAGTCTCAATGTCATTCTACAGGACTCAGCTGGAATTGGA contains:
- the LOC143183811 gene encoding uncharacterized protein LOC143183811 isoform X1, which produces MSVSKLPVVFLFVFLRISIALTNIGNWEACGGRLERALDALHRDSSRRNRLEEEEASTSYQQELHSAPLEMSVSRIAIKLPQDARDTGNPWARVEKCIYDPNNNSLQTRVMFNDLTVSGIISLTPRDHQPPIPAESCRMTLRLRRSGIDFLTNPIARGRGQMRIRTESSFLEPRFASIYAYGCHVRRLDKQIKRQDKWPPFYTPHEEFTVLPLTSTDDYEAAEPRQLVGVSKEVDVVIPNETRQSRFLNPPITKLGIWRKNIWLTKASPRERRTLLPPKSTSDVLQILSSIPHFPGSFESDQETSHHSLRISRSTETITPQDFANALTSKRDKTNKTSDCVEHQNISNLDNTTKSFLMNATNNEPKFNFKRENSYEIKENNTPREPRQLYEDENLDNVFSLDLENDSRSWQSKEHIAREMEDVFLRGASQALTRYIERQLHPAIKETLMISMGYTISYG
- the LOC143183811 gene encoding uncharacterized protein LOC143183811 isoform X2, with the protein product MSVSRIAIKLPQDARDTGNPWARVEKCIYDPNNNSLQTRVMFNDLTVSGIISLTPRDHQPPIPAESCRMTLRLRRSGIDFLTNPIARGRGQMRIRTESSFLEPRFASIYAYGCHVRRLDKQIKRQDKWPPFYTPHEEFTVLPLTSTDDYEAAEPRQLVGVSKEVDVVIPNETRQSRFLNPPITKLGIWRKNIWLTKASPRERRTLLPPKSTSDVLQILSSIPHFPGSFESDQETSHHSLRISRSTETITPQDFANALTSKRDKTNKTSDCVEHQNISNLDNTTKSFLMNATNNEPKFNFKRENSYEIKENNTPREPRQLYEDENLDNVFSLDLENDSRSWQSKEHIAREMEDVFLRGASQALTRYIERQLHPAIKETLMISMGYTISYG